A region from the Methanomicrobia archaeon genome encodes:
- a CDS encoding TrkH family potassium uptake protein, with protein MHGFSSVTGESREMDKRIIYGGIGSIVKYLGILMVIPLLVAVWYGDRTISPFIVTTWLIPLGITITCGIILEKRLGTVGVIKRREGFAIVGLGWLAVALFGSLPYIFSATLGPIDAFFESMSGFTTTGATVMLELEQIDRSILFWRSFSQWIGGMGVIILFIAILPTFGIAGSQLFDREFPGPMAERIRPRVQVTARMLWSIYVVLTGAEIILLYFLAQMTPFHAFCTAFSTMPTGGFSPLSANIAGYNNQTAEFIIMLFMFLGGMNFILHYSLIRKPQRVIANKEFQVYCAFIFAAIAIIVTDLYSHGYYASFLEAFRYGGFQAISFMTTTGFTTANFDAWTHLSKIILLSLMFVGGCGGSTGGSIKVIRVYVLLKYIGQRIRHILYPHAIFVLKSGRKPISDDIIQGIAAFIFSYFLLFVICSILMTAIGFDILSAASAVAATLGNVGPGLGLVAANYAAVPVTGKIILSFCMWIGRLELFTVLVLFTPAFWKG; from the coding sequence ATGCACGGATTCTCTTCTGTAACGGGAGAATCGAGGGAGATGGACAAGCGGATTATCTACGGCGGTATTGGGAGCATCGTGAAATACCTCGGCATCTTAATGGTTATTCCGCTCCTCGTAGCGGTCTGGTACGGTGACCGCACCATATCGCCGTTTATTGTGACGACCTGGCTGATCCCGCTCGGGATCACCATCACCTGTGGCATCATCCTGGAGAAACGGCTCGGCACGGTGGGCGTGATCAAGCGTCGCGAGGGTTTTGCGATCGTGGGCCTGGGCTGGCTCGCGGTGGCCTTATTCGGCTCGCTCCCCTACATCTTCTCCGCTACACTCGGACCGATCGACGCCTTTTTTGAATCAATGTCTGGATTCACCACCACGGGCGCCACGGTGATGCTTGAGCTTGAACAGATCGACCGGAGCATACTATTCTGGCGCAGCTTCTCGCAGTGGATCGGCGGCATGGGCGTCATTATCCTCTTCATTGCGATCCTTCCCACCTTCGGCATCGCCGGGAGTCAGCTCTTCGACCGCGAGTTCCCGGGGCCCATGGCCGAACGAATTCGACCGCGCGTTCAGGTGACCGCCCGTATGCTCTGGTCCATTTACGTCGTGTTGACCGGCGCGGAGATAATCTTGCTCTATTTCCTCGCGCAGATGACGCCCTTCCACGCCTTCTGCACCGCGTTCAGCACCATGCCGACCGGCGGCTTCTCACCGCTCTCCGCCAATATCGCCGGGTATAACAACCAAACCGCGGAGTTCATCATCATGCTCTTCATGTTCCTCGGCGGCATGAACTTCATTCTGCACTACTCGTTGATCCGAAAACCCCAGCGGGTCATCGCAAACAAGGAGTTTCAGGTCTATTGCGCCTTCATCTTCGCCGCGATCGCGATCATCGTCACGGATCTCTACAGTCATGGCTATTATGCGTCCTTCCTCGAGGCATTTCGGTATGGCGGCTTTCAGGCTATCTCCTTTATGACCACCACGGGCTTCACCACGGCCAACTTCGATGCCTGGACGCATTTGTCGAAGATCATCCTCCTGAGCCTGATGTTCGTCGGCGGCTGCGGCGGGTCAACAGGCGGGAGCATCAAGGTTATCCGCGTCTATGTGCTGCTCAAATACATCGGGCAGCGAATTCGCCATATCCTTTATCCACACGCGATCTTCGTGCTGAAGAGCGGCAGGAAGCCGATCTCCGACGATATCATCCAGGGGATTGCCGCGTTCATCTTCTCCTATTTCTTGCTCTTCGTTATCTGCTCCATCCTCATGACCGCGATAGGGTTTGATATCCTGAGCGCAGCATCTGCAGTAGCTGCGACACTCGGTAACGTGGGTCCCGGTTTGGGGCTCGTAGCTGCTAATTATGCCGCTGTTCCGGTGACCGGTAAGATCATACTCTCGTTTTGTATGTGGATCGGGCGGCTGGAGCTCTTCACCGTTCTGGTGCTGTTCACCCCCGCGTTCTGGAAAGGGTGA
- a CDS encoding TrkA family potassium uptake protein yields the protein MYLIIVGLGGIGKNLVNIATRDKNDVVVIDENEKRCKEIAEQYDVLTIVGDATQKSTLEEANAQRADALIATTSDDADNLMMALTAKELGTKNTVAIVNQEEHVEMFKKADVVMLENPDMTVARHLYISAKRPRIKDFITIGRGKADIFEVVVSENSRAVGKELSELNMKGGTVVAIERNDELILPSGDIPLQAGDHVTVFAKAKEADKINALFSP from the coding sequence GTGTATCTGATAATCGTGGGACTGGGCGGAATCGGCAAGAATCTGGTGAATATCGCCACCAGAGACAAGAACGACGTCGTGGTCATCGACGAGAACGAGAAACGCTGCAAGGAGATCGCAGAGCAGTATGACGTACTCACGATCGTCGGCGACGCCACGCAGAAGTCAACCCTGGAGGAAGCGAACGCGCAGCGGGCGGACGCGCTCATTGCTACAACCTCGGACGACGCGGATAACTTGATGATGGCGCTCACGGCCAAGGAATTGGGTACGAAGAACACTGTTGCGATCGTGAATCAGGAAGAGCATGTGGAGATGTTCAAGAAAGCGGACGTGGTAATGCTCGAGAACCCCGATATGACCGTTGCTCGTCACCTGTATATCTCGGCGAAGCGGCCACGGATAAAGGATTTCATCACCATCGGTCGCGGCAAAGCGGACATCTTCGAGGTCGTGGTCTCGGAAAATTCACGTGCCGTGGGCAAGGAGCTCTCAGAGCTGAACATGAAGGGCGGGACGGTGGTGGCAATCGAGCGGAATGACGAGCTCATCCTGCCGAGTGGCGACATACCGCTTCAGGCGGGCGATCACGTCACGGTCTTTGCGAAGGCAAAAGAAGCAGATAAAATTAACGCGCTCTTTTCGCCCTGA